One Curtobacterium sp. BH-2-1-1 genomic region harbors:
- a CDS encoding MarR family winged helix-turn-helix transcriptional regulator, which produces MPDDVATTGLSAEELEVWVALATVLERLPTALDAQLQRDSGLTHFEHGVLFALDSEPDRTLRMSVLAAAASCTLSRLSRAVTRLEQKGWVHRVVDPTDGRFTLAVLTDSGHEQVVASTPAHQALVRRVVFDALTPAQVRQLGAVSRRIAEAVGGTPVWSPPTR; this is translated from the coding sequence ATGCCGGACGACGTCGCCACCACCGGGCTCAGTGCTGAGGAGCTCGAGGTCTGGGTCGCCCTCGCGACCGTGCTCGAACGACTGCCGACCGCGCTCGACGCGCAGCTGCAGCGTGACAGCGGCCTGACGCACTTTGAGCACGGCGTCCTGTTCGCCCTCGACAGCGAACCCGACCGGACGCTGCGGATGAGCGTGCTCGCCGCCGCCGCGAGCTGCACCCTGTCGCGGCTGTCCCGCGCGGTGACGCGGCTGGAGCAGAAGGGGTGGGTCCACCGCGTGGTCGACCCGACCGACGGGCGGTTCACCCTCGCGGTGCTCACCGACAGCGGGCACGAGCAGGTCGTGGCGTCCACGCCGGCGCACCAGGCGCTCGTCCGGCGGGTGGTCTTCGACGCGCTCACGCCGGCCCAGGTGCGGCAGCTCGGCGCGGTCAGTCGACGCATCGCCGAGGCCGTCGGCGGGACACCGGTCTGGTCCCCGCCGACGCGGTGA
- a CDS encoding SDR family NAD(P)-dependent oxidoreductase codes for MDLDIRGRTAFVSGSTQGIGYAVAAALAAEGARVVLNGRERTGVDAAVARLRAALPGAEVSGIPADFADPAQVDALLEQLPEVDVLVNNVGLFGLADFGSVDDAEWQRYLDVNLMSGVRLSRALLDPMVERGWGRIVFVSSESGVNVPVDMVHYGVTKAAVIALGNGLAKRTRGTGVTVNTVLGGPTWSDGVAATIETIAAAQDAPVEAVQAAVIGQNRTTLLERFIRPDEIADLVAYLASPRASATNGAAVRADGGVLTGML; via the coding sequence GTGGATCTCGACATCAGGGGCCGGACGGCGTTCGTCAGCGGCTCGACGCAGGGCATCGGGTACGCCGTCGCAGCAGCCCTCGCGGCGGAGGGAGCCCGCGTCGTGCTGAACGGGCGGGAACGCACGGGGGTCGACGCCGCCGTCGCCCGGTTGCGAGCGGCGCTCCCCGGCGCCGAGGTGTCCGGGATCCCGGCCGACTTCGCCGACCCGGCGCAGGTGGACGCGCTGCTCGAGCAACTCCCGGAGGTGGACGTGCTCGTGAACAACGTCGGACTGTTCGGCCTGGCCGACTTCGGATCGGTCGACGACGCCGAGTGGCAGCGGTACCTCGACGTCAACCTGATGAGCGGCGTCCGACTGTCCCGGGCACTGCTCGACCCGATGGTCGAGCGCGGCTGGGGCCGGATCGTGTTCGTCAGCAGCGAGTCCGGCGTGAACGTGCCCGTCGACATGGTGCACTACGGCGTCACGAAGGCCGCGGTGATCGCGCTCGGCAACGGCCTGGCGAAGCGGACCCGCGGGACGGGCGTCACCGTGAACACGGTCCTCGGCGGCCCGACCTGGTCCGACGGGGTCGCGGCCACGATCGAGACGATCGCGGCCGCGCAGGACGCCCCGGTCGAGGCCGTGCAGGCCGCGGTGATCGGGCAGAACCGCACGACCCTGCTCGAACGGTTCATCCGGCCCGACGAGATCGCGGACCTCGTCGCCTACCTCGCCAGCCCGCGGGCGTCCGCCACGAACGGTGCGGCGGTCCGCGCCGACGGCGGGGTGCTCACCGGGATGCTCTGA
- a CDS encoding glycoside hydrolase family 3 N-terminal domain-containing protein → MTLEEKTAQLVGYWLDQNGVVAPMQGEMAAHDDADGRTLADVTCHGLGQFTRVYGTRPVEPDERAAWLWSEQRRLKRETRLGIPALVHEECLTGLAAWKAATFPTPLAWGAAFDPELVERVGEAIGDSMRQLGVHQGLAPVLDVVRDPRWGRVDECIGEDPYLVGTIGTAYVRGLQRAGVDATLKHFLGYSASQAGRNHAPVHAGPREVADVFLLPFEMALRDGGARSVMNSYAEVDGVPVAANGDLLTDLLRGRLGFDGTVVADYFSVAFLEVMHGVAADRGEAAALALTAGIDVELPTGDAYLGPLVDRVRSGDVDEALVDRAVLRVLRQKERLGLLDPDAFEDEPPTGIDLDTSRHRTLAKELAARSLVLLSNGPEAPVLPLAPGASVALIGPNADRAEALQGCYSFANHVLAAHPDLPLGFAIPTVREALTESLGADTVRFAAGCAVTGDDRSGFDDAVAVAERSDVAVVVVGDQAGLFGRGTVGEGNDTESLDLPGVQRELVEAVVATGTPTVVVLLTGRPYAVGWALDGDAPRPAAVVQAFFPGEGGGLAIADLLTGAAAPSGRLPVSLPRAAGAQPYTYLHPRLGGPSDVTATDSTPVRPFGFGLSYTSFAYEELVVDPTVSSAGAFDAWVTVRNTGERAGEDVVQLYGHDVQGSVTRPVAQLLGYARVALGPGESVRLRFSVPVQRFAFADRALRKVVEPGDVEVWVASHAAASGPTGGVRADGIVAVGGGTGPAPVPGSATARAVVRVTGPVREVEPSDRRTVTWERV, encoded by the coding sequence ATGACGCTCGAGGAGAAGACCGCGCAGCTCGTCGGCTACTGGCTCGACCAGAACGGCGTGGTCGCCCCGATGCAGGGGGAGATGGCGGCGCACGACGACGCCGACGGCCGCACCCTGGCCGACGTCACGTGCCACGGCCTCGGCCAGTTCACCCGCGTCTACGGCACCCGCCCCGTCGAGCCGGACGAGCGCGCGGCGTGGCTGTGGTCGGAGCAGCGACGACTCAAGCGCGAGACGCGACTCGGGATCCCGGCACTCGTGCACGAGGAGTGCCTCACCGGGCTCGCCGCCTGGAAGGCCGCCACGTTCCCGACGCCGCTGGCGTGGGGCGCCGCCTTCGACCCGGAGCTCGTCGAGCGGGTCGGCGAGGCGATCGGCGACTCGATGCGACAGCTCGGCGTGCACCAGGGCCTCGCCCCGGTGCTCGACGTCGTCCGCGACCCGCGGTGGGGGCGGGTGGACGAGTGCATCGGCGAGGACCCGTACCTCGTCGGGACGATCGGCACCGCCTACGTCCGGGGCCTGCAGCGCGCCGGGGTGGACGCGACGCTCAAGCACTTCCTCGGGTACTCCGCGTCGCAGGCGGGGCGGAACCACGCTCCCGTGCACGCCGGACCGCGCGAGGTCGCGGACGTCTTCCTGCTGCCGTTCGAGATGGCGCTGCGCGACGGCGGGGCCCGGAGCGTCATGAACTCGTACGCCGAGGTCGACGGCGTGCCGGTCGCGGCGAACGGTGACCTGCTGACCGACCTGCTCCGGGGCCGGCTCGGATTCGACGGCACGGTGGTCGCCGACTACTTCTCGGTCGCGTTCCTCGAGGTCATGCACGGCGTCGCCGCCGACCGTGGCGAAGCGGCCGCACTCGCCCTCACCGCGGGCATCGACGTCGAGCTGCCCACCGGGGACGCCTACCTCGGGCCGCTCGTCGACCGTGTCCGCTCCGGTGACGTCGACGAGGCGCTGGTCGACCGTGCGGTGCTCCGCGTGCTCCGGCAGAAGGAGCGGCTCGGGCTGCTCGACCCGGACGCGTTCGAGGACGAGCCGCCGACCGGGATCGACCTCGACACCTCTCGGCACCGGACGCTCGCGAAGGAGCTCGCGGCGCGGTCGCTCGTGCTGCTGTCGAACGGACCCGAGGCTCCGGTCCTGCCGCTGGCCCCGGGTGCGTCGGTGGCCCTGATCGGTCCGAACGCCGATCGCGCCGAGGCCCTGCAGGGCTGCTACTCCTTCGCCAACCACGTGCTCGCCGCGCACCCGGACCTGCCGCTCGGCTTCGCCATCCCGACCGTGCGCGAGGCGCTGACGGAGTCGCTCGGGGCCGACACCGTCCGGTTCGCCGCGGGCTGCGCCGTGACCGGCGACGACCGCTCCGGGTTCGACGACGCGGTCGCGGTCGCGGAGCGCTCCGACGTCGCGGTGGTCGTCGTCGGCGACCAGGCCGGACTGTTCGGCCGCGGGACCGTCGGCGAGGGGAACGACACCGAGTCCCTCGACCTGCCGGGCGTCCAGCGCGAGCTCGTCGAGGCGGTGGTCGCCACCGGCACGCCGACCGTCGTCGTGCTCCTGACCGGACGGCCGTACGCCGTCGGGTGGGCGCTCGACGGCGACGCTCCCCGTCCGGCCGCGGTGGTGCAGGCGTTCTTCCCCGGCGAGGGCGGCGGTCTCGCGATCGCGGACCTCCTCACCGGCGCCGCCGCACCGTCCGGTCGCCTGCCGGTCTCGCTCCCGCGGGCCGCCGGCGCGCAGCCGTACACGTACCTGCACCCGCGCCTCGGCGGGCCGTCCGACGTGACCGCGACCGACTCGACGCCGGTCCGGCCGTTCGGGTTCGGGCTCTCGTACACCTCCTTCGCGTACGAGGAGCTCGTCGTCGACCCGACCGTGTCCAGCGCGGGGGCCTTCGACGCGTGGGTGACCGTCCGGAACACCGGGGAGCGTGCGGGCGAGGACGTGGTGCAGCTGTACGGGCACGACGTGCAGGGGAGCGTCACTCGTCCGGTCGCCCAGCTGCTCGGCTACGCCCGGGTCGCGCTCGGCCCGGGGGAGTCCGTGCGCCTGCGGTTCAGCGTGCCCGTCCAGCGGTTCGCGTTCGCCGACCGTGCCCTGCGGAAGGTGGTCGAGCCCGGGGACGTGGAGGTGTGGGTCGCGTCCCACGCCGCGGCGTCCGGACCGACCGGTGGGGTGCGCGCCGACGGGATCGTCGCGGTGGGCGGCGGGACCGGCCCGGCGCCCGTCCCCGGGTCCGCCACGGCGCGTGCGGTCGTCCGCGTCACCGGGCCGGTGCGCGAGGTCGAGCCGTCCGACCGGCGCACGGTCACCTGGGAGCGGGTCTGA
- a CDS encoding carbohydrate ABC transporter permease, protein MTATASIVAPKRRQRDTGPVRRERNLGTYFIALLFIAVCIGPVAYIVLGGFRTNSQITASPAGLPNPWQIGNYVTVLTSGVFWQQLGNSVIAGVTTTLGVVVLGLMVSFVLARYRFRGSGALYSLFAAGLMFPITVAITPLYILVKDLGLTNNLAGVILPQIAFALPTTVIILVPFLRAIPDELEEAAAIDGASKLGFFFRMVVPLSLPGVVTVGILAFIGSWNSYLLPLFILNDASTYTLPLGVQAFASQYSVDTARVLAFTSLSMIPALVFFAIFQKRIVGGLTGAVKG, encoded by the coding sequence ATGACCGCCACCGCCTCCATCGTCGCGCCGAAGCGCCGCCAGCGTGACACCGGACCCGTCCGGCGTGAGCGCAACCTCGGCACGTACTTCATCGCGCTGCTGTTCATCGCCGTGTGCATCGGGCCGGTCGCGTACATCGTGCTCGGCGGGTTCCGCACGAACTCGCAGATCACCGCGAGCCCGGCGGGACTGCCGAACCCGTGGCAGATCGGCAACTACGTCACCGTCCTGACCAGCGGCGTGTTCTGGCAGCAGCTCGGCAACTCGGTGATCGCCGGCGTCACCACCACCCTCGGCGTGGTCGTGCTCGGCCTCATGGTGAGCTTCGTGCTCGCCCGGTACCGGTTCCGGGGGAGCGGCGCGCTCTACTCGCTGTTCGCGGCAGGTCTGATGTTCCCGATCACGGTCGCCATCACGCCGCTCTACATCCTCGTGAAGGACCTCGGCCTGACGAACAACCTGGCGGGCGTGATCCTCCCGCAGATCGCGTTCGCCCTGCCGACGACGGTCATCATCCTGGTGCCGTTCCTCCGGGCGATCCCGGACGAGCTCGAGGAGGCGGCCGCCATCGACGGCGCGAGCAAGCTCGGGTTCTTCTTCCGCATGGTCGTGCCGCTGTCGCTCCCCGGTGTCGTGACGGTCGGCATCCTCGCGTTCATCGGCAGCTGGAACAGCTACCTCCTGCCGCTGTTCATCCTGAACGACGCGTCGACCTACACGCTGCCGCTCGGGGTCCAGGCGTTCGCGTCCCAGTACTCGGTCGACACCGCCCGGGTGCTCGCGTTCACCTCGCTCTCGATGATCCCGGCGCTCGTGTTCTTCGCGATCTTCCAGAAGCGCATCGTCGGCGGCCTGACCGGGGCGGTGAAGGGGTGA
- a CDS encoding carbohydrate ABC transporter permease, with protein MTTSVAPRSNEAPAGTGRRTGGADGSPSAQARRVRKGTDVRTRVEIAVLAGPAVIMFVGFVILPVALAAYYGFYKWQGYGAPVDFVGLQNYTVIFTDPDFRAVLWHNLFIVIGSLVVQGPIAIVLALLLNQRIRGRGLIRVLIFLPYVISEVIVGTGWSLMLQSSGALNDLLQSIGLGGLRNDWLSNPDIALWTLLGIISWKYIGFAVILFLAGLQSIPEELFEAAQLDGASYWQIQRRITLPLLGPTLRIWAFLSIIGSLQLFDLVYIIWGQYIASTAGTSTMATYMVGNGRLSGNYGYGNAVAVVIFLISLVVALVYQRFVLRRDTAGALTEKSDR; from the coding sequence ATGACCACCTCCGTCGCACCGCGCTCGAACGAAGCGCCGGCCGGGACGGGGCGTCGCACGGGCGGGGCCGACGGTTCGCCGTCGGCCCAGGCCCGCCGGGTCCGCAAGGGCACCGACGTCCGCACCCGGGTCGAGATCGCCGTCCTCGCCGGTCCGGCGGTGATCATGTTCGTCGGGTTCGTCATCCTGCCCGTCGCACTCGCCGCCTACTACGGCTTCTACAAGTGGCAGGGCTACGGCGCCCCGGTCGACTTCGTCGGCCTGCAGAACTACACGGTGATCTTCACCGACCCCGACTTCCGGGCCGTGCTCTGGCACAACCTGTTCATCGTGATCGGCTCGCTCGTCGTGCAGGGCCCGATCGCGATCGTCCTCGCGCTGCTGCTCAACCAGCGCATCCGCGGCCGCGGGCTCATCCGCGTCCTCATCTTCCTGCCGTACGTCATCTCCGAGGTCATCGTCGGCACCGGGTGGAGCCTCATGCTCCAGTCGAGCGGTGCGCTGAACGACCTGCTGCAGAGCATCGGCCTGGGCGGCCTGCGGAACGACTGGCTGTCGAACCCCGACATCGCGCTCTGGACCCTCCTCGGGATCATCTCGTGGAAGTACATCGGCTTCGCGGTGATCCTCTTCCTCGCCGGCCTGCAGAGCATCCCCGAGGAACTGTTCGAGGCCGCGCAGCTCGACGGCGCGAGCTACTGGCAGATCCAGCGACGCATCACGCTGCCGCTCCTCGGACCGACGCTCCGCATCTGGGCGTTCCTGTCGATCATCGGGTCACTGCAGCTGTTCGACCTCGTCTACATCATCTGGGGGCAGTACATCGCCTCGACCGCCGGGACCTCGACGATGGCGACCTACATGGTCGGCAACGGCCGCCTGTCCGGCAACTACGGGTACGGCAACGCCGTCGCCGTGGTGATCTTCCTCATCTCGCTGGTCGTCGCCCTCGTCTACCAGCGGTTCGTCCTGCGCCGCGACACCGCCGGCGCCCTGACCGAGAAGAGCGACCGATGA
- a CDS encoding ABC transporter substrate-binding protein yields MTRKIRATAAIALIGATALVAAGCSAGSDAAGGDSGDGKVSMTFWNNSTTGPGKAFWQDTVKAFEAKNPNVTIKIQAIQNEDLDGKLQTALNSNSAPDVFSQRGGGKMAAMVNAGQLLDISDSIGSGAKSGISDGSFKAFELNGKTWAMPTNVDPEGIWYSQDLFKEAGIEGTPTTMDELNADIQKLKDKGIQPVAVGAKDAWPAAHWYYNFALRACSSNVLNKTAQDLKFDNKCWKQAGEDTKAFFDTKPFNDGFLTTSAQQGAGSSAGLVANHKAAMELMGAWDPGVISSLTPDGKPLQDLGFFPFPEVSGGKGAPGSMMGAVGGLSCSAKAPKKACTDFLNFVTTKSVQENYYKAFNSIPANKDAQSVVTEPYLTTVLKAYNDAPFVSNYLDTLYGQNVGNALNTSVVNLLAGKGSVSDIVSTVNQAAAKG; encoded by the coding sequence ATGACGAGGAAGATCCGTGCCACGGCAGCCATCGCGCTGATCGGGGCGACAGCACTGGTGGCCGCAGGCTGCTCGGCCGGCAGCGACGCCGCCGGGGGCGACAGCGGCGACGGGAAGGTCTCGATGACCTTCTGGAACAACTCGACGACCGGGCCGGGCAAGGCCTTCTGGCAGGACACGGTCAAGGCCTTCGAGGCGAAGAACCCGAACGTCACCATCAAGATCCAGGCGATCCAGAACGAGGACCTGGACGGCAAGCTCCAGACCGCCCTCAACTCGAACTCCGCCCCGGACGTGTTCTCGCAGCGCGGCGGCGGCAAGATGGCCGCGATGGTCAACGCCGGCCAGCTGCTGGACATCTCCGACTCGATCGGCTCCGGTGCCAAGAGCGGGATCAGCGACGGATCGTTCAAGGCCTTCGAACTGAACGGCAAGACCTGGGCGATGCCGACGAACGTCGACCCCGAGGGCATCTGGTACAGCCAGGACCTCTTCAAGGAGGCCGGTATCGAGGGCACGCCGACCACGATGGACGAGCTGAACGCCGACATCCAGAAGCTCAAGGACAAGGGCATCCAGCCGGTCGCCGTCGGTGCGAAGGACGCCTGGCCGGCGGCGCACTGGTACTACAACTTCGCGCTGCGGGCCTGCTCGTCGAACGTGCTCAACAAGACCGCGCAGGACCTGAAGTTCGACAACAAGTGCTGGAAGCAGGCCGGTGAGGACACCAAGGCCTTCTTCGACACGAAGCCCTTCAACGACGGCTTCCTGACCACCTCGGCCCAGCAGGGCGCCGGTAGCTCCGCCGGTCTGGTCGCGAACCACAAGGCCGCGATGGAGCTCATGGGCGCCTGGGACCCGGGCGTGATCTCCTCGCTCACCCCGGACGGCAAGCCGCTGCAGGACCTCGGCTTCTTCCCGTTCCCGGAGGTCTCCGGCGGCAAGGGTGCGCCCGGCTCGATGATGGGCGCCGTGGGCGGGCTCTCCTGCTCGGCGAAGGCCCCGAAGAAGGCCTGCACCGACTTCCTCAACTTCGTCACCACGAAGAGCGTGCAGGAGAACTACTACAAGGCGTTCAACTCGATCCCCGCGAACAAGGACGCGCAGTCGGTCGTGACCGAGCCGTACCTGACCACGGTGCTCAAGGCGTACAACGACGCCCCGTTCGTCTCGAACTACCTCGACACGCTCTACGGCCAGAACGTCGGCAACGCGCTCAACACCAGCGTCGTCAACCTGCTCGCCGGCAAGGGGTCCGTCTCGGACATCGTGTCGACCGTCAACCAGGCCGCGGCGAAGGGCTGA
- a CDS encoding LacI family DNA-binding transcriptional regulator: MDTAIGMRPGAGRVTIADVARAAGVSIPTVSKVINQRDGVAPATILRVQEVVEQLGYETSLVARSLRSSRTNVIGILVTEFEPFSTELLRGVSGATTGTGYELLAYAGLVTGAEQKGWERRSLSRLSGTLIDGAIVVTPSTALSSSSIPVVAIDPHTGPEGHATVDSDNEAGAVQAVEHLVALGHTRIAHLRGRPDLASAQLREAGYRRALAAAGLSVDESLVRDGGYQEDRSAEVARDLLAGPDRPTAVFAANDSSAVGVLRAAAELGLHVPGDLSVVGFDDVPQAATTTPPLTTVAQPLVELGSRAVEMLLTMLRGEPTSDHVRLPTTLRVRRSTGPAPADR; encoded by the coding sequence ATGGACACGGCTATCGGCATGCGTCCCGGAGCCGGCCGGGTCACCATCGCGGACGTCGCACGCGCCGCCGGAGTGTCGATCCCCACGGTGTCGAAGGTGATCAACCAACGCGACGGCGTCGCCCCCGCGACGATCCTGCGCGTGCAGGAGGTCGTCGAGCAGCTCGGCTACGAGACCTCGCTCGTCGCACGCAGCCTCCGCAGCTCGCGGACGAACGTCATCGGCATCCTCGTCACCGAGTTCGAGCCGTTCTCGACCGAGCTCCTGCGCGGGGTGTCCGGCGCCACCACCGGCACCGGGTACGAACTGCTCGCGTACGCCGGGCTCGTGACCGGTGCCGAGCAGAAGGGGTGGGAACGCCGGTCGCTCTCGCGGTTGTCCGGCACGCTCATCGACGGCGCGATCGTGGTGACCCCGAGCACGGCGCTCTCGAGTTCGTCGATCCCGGTCGTGGCGATCGACCCGCACACCGGCCCCGAGGGGCACGCCACGGTCGACTCCGACAACGAGGCCGGGGCCGTCCAGGCCGTCGAGCACCTCGTCGCGCTCGGGCACACCCGGATCGCACACCTCCGGGGTCGTCCGGACCTGGCGTCGGCACAGCTGCGCGAGGCCGGCTACCGACGCGCACTGGCGGCAGCGGGCCTGTCGGTGGACGAGTCACTGGTCCGCGACGGCGGCTACCAGGAGGACCGTTCGGCCGAGGTCGCCCGCGACCTGCTCGCCGGACCGGACCGTCCGACCGCGGTGTTCGCGGCGAACGACTCGTCGGCGGTGGGTGTGCTCCGCGCCGCAGCCGAGCTCGGACTCCACGTGCCTGGGGACCTGTCGGTGGTCGGGTTCGACGACGTGCCCCAGGCCGCGACCACCACGCCGCCGCTGACCACCGTCGCGCAGCCCTTGGTCGAGCTCGGCTCGCGGGCGGTCGAGATGCTCCTCACGATGCTGCGCGGCGAGCCGACGTCGGACCACGTCCGGCTGCCGACGACCCTGCGCGTACGCCGGAGCACCGGACCGGCGCCCGCGGACCGCTGA
- a CDS encoding AraC family transcriptional regulator: protein MADPLTDDLGDEQTATPATVRFEVSGGRPEDAARDLGAVYRGERWDARVTEAPFDYRYTAIGDAEVTIRRSQLRGALSGVVPAGGDYVVTWISSGTAEIERLGERYALPLDAPALFPPDHEYAFRTADYDQRVVHLDRAFVRRVAVTRTDVGDHALRFDDRHVPGSETARRWQGALTALARSLRVGGTDSVAWQTAKVTAAEVFLDMFPPKLDDLPGVLGQPRNARLRAAVEYVHDHAAEPVTIGDLSAASGLSVRSVQESFRRVFDVSPLTYLRQVRLDRVRAELLDADPLAGAVGDVARRWGFAHLGRFSAAYAERFGEYPKQTLRR, encoded by the coding sequence ATGGCTGACCCGCTGACCGACGACTTAGGCGACGAGCAGACCGCGACACCTGCGACCGTCCGGTTCGAGGTGTCCGGCGGCCGTCCGGAAGACGCCGCGCGCGATCTCGGCGCGGTCTACCGCGGGGAGCGGTGGGACGCGCGAGTGACCGAGGCGCCGTTCGACTACCGGTACACGGCGATCGGCGACGCCGAGGTGACCATCCGCCGGTCCCAGTTGCGCGGCGCCCTCTCCGGGGTGGTGCCGGCCGGTGGCGACTACGTCGTGACCTGGATCAGCTCCGGCACCGCCGAGATCGAACGACTGGGTGAGCGGTACGCCCTGCCGCTCGACGCGCCGGCACTCTTCCCGCCGGACCACGAATACGCCTTCCGCACCGCGGACTACGACCAGCGGGTCGTGCACCTCGACCGAGCGTTCGTCCGCCGGGTCGCCGTGACGCGCACCGACGTCGGCGACCACGCGCTGCGCTTCGACGACCGGCACGTGCCGGGGTCCGAGACGGCGCGGCGCTGGCAGGGTGCGTTGACGGCGCTCGCCCGGTCGCTGCGCGTCGGCGGCACGGACTCCGTCGCCTGGCAGACCGCCAAGGTCACCGCCGCCGAGGTCTTCCTCGACATGTTCCCGCCGAAGCTCGACGACCTGCCCGGGGTGCTCGGGCAACCGCGCAACGCCCGTCTCCGTGCGGCGGTCGAGTACGTCCACGACCACGCCGCGGAGCCCGTCACGATCGGCGACCTGTCGGCGGCGTCGGGGTTGAGCGTGCGCTCGGTGCAGGAGTCGTTCCGTCGGGTGTTCGACGTGTCCCCGCTGACGTACCTGCGGCAGGTGCGCCTCGACCGGGTGCGCGCTGAGCTGCTCGACGCCGATCCGCTCGCCGGGGCGGTCGGGGACGTCGCTCGTCGGTGGGGGTTCGCGCACCTCGGGCGATTCTCGGCGGCGTACGCGGAGCGGTTCGGGGAGTACCCGAAGCAGACACTGCGGCGCTGA
- a CDS encoding MarR family winged helix-turn-helix transcriptional regulator, with protein sequence MSEIDLTAAITRLEAAMGALRGRLRERMDVSGSDLTVLQFVARAEAAERKVRVKDLASHLGLSGPAVTGTVDRLERAGHLCRVPNPDDGRSRYIELTPETERAYATAMDSTNEHLHELLSSFTERERAKYVRVIDRVIEALEFGAPSP encoded by the coding sequence GTGAGTGAGATCGACCTGACGGCCGCCATCACCCGGCTCGAAGCCGCGATGGGAGCGCTGCGGGGACGTCTCCGCGAGCGGATGGACGTCTCCGGCTCGGACCTGACGGTGCTGCAGTTCGTCGCCCGCGCCGAGGCCGCCGAACGCAAGGTGCGGGTCAAGGACCTCGCGTCGCACCTCGGCCTGAGCGGCCCGGCCGTCACCGGCACCGTCGACCGACTGGAGCGTGCCGGGCACCTGTGCCGCGTGCCGAACCCGGACGACGGGCGGAGTCGCTACATCGAGCTGACCCCCGAGACCGAGCGTGCCTACGCGACGGCGATGGACAGCACGAACGAGCATCTGCACGAGCTGTTGTCCTCCTTCACGGAACGGGAGCGGGCGAAGTACGTCCGGGTCATCGACCGGGTCATCGAGGCGCTCGAGTTCGGCGCCCCGTCCCCTTGA
- a CDS encoding carbohydrate ABC transporter permease, with amino-acid sequence MPRQRVRKGWRKWVNTVNVSGVVIAVLTALPLYWLVSTSLKPASEIGQSPPTAFPQSFTLDNFVVAFRDNALGQYMVNSVIVSVSTTVIVLALSFLAGYALAGRWIRGRTAIMTSLLMLSVFPAIAVLTPLYLLERNLGLLNSYPGLIVPYVAFNLPFAIWIMRNYLVGIPSTIEEASEIDGAGAWRTVLSVILPMAKPGLFTVGVFTFTASWSEFLMALTFNSENSFRTIPVGIALFGTQFTVPFAQIFAASVAATVPIVILVLVFRRSIVSGLTSGAVKG; translated from the coding sequence ATGCCCCGTCAACGCGTCCGCAAGGGCTGGCGGAAGTGGGTCAACACCGTCAACGTCAGCGGTGTCGTCATCGCGGTGCTCACCGCGCTGCCGCTGTACTGGCTCGTGTCGACGTCGCTCAAGCCGGCGTCCGAGATCGGGCAGTCGCCGCCCACCGCCTTCCCGCAGTCGTTCACCCTCGACAACTTCGTGGTGGCCTTCCGCGACAACGCGCTCGGCCAGTACATGGTGAACAGCGTCATCGTGTCGGTGTCGACGACGGTGATCGTGCTCGCGCTGTCGTTCCTCGCCGGGTACGCGCTCGCCGGGCGGTGGATCCGCGGGCGGACGGCGATCATGACCTCGTTGCTCATGCTCTCGGTGTTCCCGGCGATCGCCGTGCTGACCCCGCTGTACCTGCTCGAGCGGAACCTCGGGCTGCTCAACTCCTACCCGGGGCTGATCGTGCCGTACGTGGCGTTCAACCTGCCCTTCGCGATCTGGATCATGCGGAACTACCTGGTCGGGATCCCCTCGACGATCGAGGAGGCCTCCGAGATCGACGGCGCCGGAGCCTGGCGCACGGTGCTCTCCGTGATCCTGCCGATGGCGAAGCCGGGGCTCTTCACGGTCGGGGTGTTCACGTTCACGGCGTCGTGGAGCGAGTTCCTGATGGCGCTGACGTTCAACAGCGAGAACTCGTTCCGGACGATCCCGGTCGGGATCGCCCTGTTCGGGACGCAGTTCACCGTGCCGTTCGCCCAGATCTTCGCGGCGAGCGTGGCGGCGACGGTGCCGATCGTCATCCTCGTGCTGGTGTTCCGCCGGTCGATCGTGTCCGGCCTGACGTCGGGCGCGGTGAAGGGCTGA